From the genome of Brassica oleracea mitochondrion, complete genome:
GGAAGGCTAAGACGGCGCCTCGCATATGGGTAGCAAGAGGGCGCTTATGCCCCGACGGTGGGGCCTTATGGGGAAGGGGTTCCTCCAATAGGGACAGCACACCCCCCACTTCAAGCGCACCTCTGTATCGACTGAATCACTCTTTTGGTCTAGTCGGTGGAACCGGTGAACCACGCGAGCTGGTTAGATGCGTGGGGCAGAGGGCTCGTAGTACCCCCTTTTCTTGATCCAGCCTTTTCTTCGCTTCGGTAGTGAATCACCTACTCAAAAAATAGGGAGGCCTGCACGCCCTATTTGAGACTACTAAGGTGGGTGGTGGACTCTTGGAAGGGAAGAAGGGGCCTAAGCACGGATTTGATTCGTACACTTGAGTGGCAAAGGAAAGCGAGATCGTACCTGTTTTTCTAGGCCTGTTTGGACATACGGTTCCCGCGGAAGATCAAGTTGGTGAGCCGTGTGATGGGAAACCTTCCCGCACGGTTCGGAGAGCACTGAATTAGAATGAGAGGTTCACCACCACATCATTGCATGCAAGGGGAGCTCGCTCGATTCGCAAATAGGTCCGACTCGTAATTCACTTCTGACTCTGTGTTCGATAGCCCGACCGTAGTGATGTTAATTGTGGTTACATCCATAAGTAGCTTGGTCCATCTTTATTCCATTTCATATATGTCCGAGGATCCGCATAGCCCTCGATTTATGTGTTATTTATCCATTCTTACTTTTTTTATGCCAATGTTGGTGACTGGAGATAACTCTCTTCAATTATTCCTGGGATGGGAGGGAGTAGGTCTTGCTTCATATTTGTTAATTCATTTTTGGTTTACACGACTTCAGGCAGATAAAGCAGCTACAAAAGCTATGCTTGTCAATCGAGTAGGTGATTTTGGATTAGCTCCTGGGATTTCGGGTCGTTTTACTCTCTTTCAAACAGTAGACTTTTCAACCATTTTTGCTCGTGCTAGTGCCCCCAGAAATTCTTGGATTTCTTGCAATATGAGATTTAATGCCATAAGTCTTATTTGTATTTTACTTCTTATTGGTGCTGTTGGGAAATCTGCACAGATAGGATCGCATACTTGGTCACCCGATGCTATGGAGGGTCCCACTCCAGTATCCGCTTCGATTCATGCAGCTACTATGGTAACAGCTGGCGTTTTCATGATAGCAAGGTGCTCCCCTTTATTTGAATACCCACCTACGGCTTTGATTGTTATTACTTCTGCAGGAGCTACGACGTCATTCCTTGCGGCAACCACTGGAATATTACAGAACGATCTAAAGAGGGTCATCGCTTATTCAACTTGTAGTCAATTAGGCTATATGATCTTTGCTTGCGGCATCTCTAACTATTCGGTTAGCGTCTTTCACTTAATGAATCACGCCTTTTTCAAAGCATTACTATTCCTGAGTGCTGGTTCGGTGATTCATGCCATGTCGGATGAGCAAGATATGCGGAAGATGGGGGGGCTTGCCTCCTCCTTCCCTTTGACCTATGCCATGATGCTCATAGGCAGCTTATCTCTAATTGGATTTCCTTTTCTAACTGGATTTTATTCCAAAGATGTGATCTTAGAGCTCGCTTACACTAAGTATACCATCAGTGGGAACTTTGCTTTCTGGTTGGGAAGTATTTCTGTCCTTTTCACTTCTTATTACTCTTTTCGTTTACTTTTTCTCACATTTCTAGTACCAACTAATTCGTTCGGGCGAGACATCTCACGATGTCATGATGCGCCCATTCCTATGGCCATTCCTTCAATACTTCTGGCTCTCGGGAGTCTCTTTGTAGGATACTTGGCCAAAGTGTGACCCGTTAGCCCATAAGTAAGTACTGTGACGAAGCGGCTGTTGCTCACCCAACACGATCGTACGAGGTCACAATTCACCCAACACGATCATCCGGGGTGAACAAGAATTGGGGATCGGATGCGGGCGAAATTTCCGCCAATGGCTGAGATGTTCAGTCGACTCCCTCCCCCTTTGTGGGGGTCCGGACCCCTACGAGTGAGCAGAAAAGGGAGGAGGAAAGAGGCCCTGGCGAACCGTCATAATTAGTGAACAAGTGTAAGCTTCGCTGCCCGACAGTATGGAGTACTGACCACACCGAGGGGCAGGCCCTGAAGCGAAGGACAGGAACGAGCGGAATCAATGTGTTCAATTTTCTGGCCTTGCACCTCCCATCTAATGGACCATGGACTAAACGGCCACTGCCTGAAACGACTATGTCCAGGGGACCGCCGCCCCCCCCCCACAAGGTACATCTCGCGCCTATGGGCCGCTATAACTATCCAAGAAGACACTCGAAACTGGAAGGATAAACAAACCCACCCGGTGGACTGCCGAGCTACAAGTTCCACGACTCAGGAGCGGGATTCTCTAAAAAGCCAAGGTCGCGGGTGGCCAAGAGGGCCCACTTGGAGACTTGGGATCTCAGCAGGCGTTCCTCGGAAGGTTGCAACAAGCCGGCCGGCCGATAGGCGAAAGAGAATCAACTAGTTCTGATTTGAGTAGGCTCATAATAGGGAATACTATAACCCTGGGAACCGGGGCCTGGCCATCCTTCGTTTGCGGTCGACGTTTCGGCAAAGTTTGTCCGTCGACAGCTGAATGTTTCGATCTGGTTCGATTCATGATCGCATCTGCAAACGTTTTCCCGTGGGGAAGGAGGATATAAAACACGGCCCAGTTCACCAAACATAACCCGAGTATCTTATCGCTAAATGGGATAGATAAGAAAGAAATAGAAAATATGTAGAGCACATAGGATGAAATTCTCCTCTAGGTAGGTAAGCATAGCAGTATTCCTGTTTATGCATGTATCCCTGCGGGTGTCTTCCCTATTGAATGAGGGAAGTGAGCTGGTTAATCGCAGCTTACTTCTGGAGTGGTCCCTAGGCGGGTGTAGCTATTGTTGCTTGTAGCTGCTGTTAAGTATCTATCTTTGTTTGCCGATCACTGATGTAATGGCTGTTCCGTGCTGTGCAGCGCGTTCCGAGGTCTGCTTTCCTTTGTCATTTGACTATCTCTCTCCGTTCGATGGGAACAGTTGTTTCACGACTAAGTAAGAAAGGTTAGCGAAGCCGGGTTCCTATGTATGCATGATATTTGTTCCGAGGTGGTTGGGAAGGTTGGGCTAGGGAAGTTGGGAGTTGGTGTTTCCCTTGTTCCCAGTTGCTAGTGCCCTGTTGTTAGGAATGGGACTAAAGAGCTCTAACAGAAGAGTGGCAAGAGCTTCTCTGAAAAGACCTGTTCTCTTATCGCTTTGAACATTCTCCTGGGTTCCTAGCCCAAAGAAAAAGACAAGGCTGAGTTGCCCCTTCTACCATCTGAGGTGGAATACGGATCAAGATTTGCTGAGTTTGTTCTATGGAATAGGCCAGGCCCTCTCACTCTATCTCATGTCGGAGAAGATTATGTATGAATTTGAATACCCACGAACGTCTAAGAGGTCAGCTACTTAGTTGATTTTATTTAAGGTATCTCTTGATCGAAGGGTTCAAGCCGCTAAAGCGGAAAGATATATCTCTTCGCCTGAAGCGTTGTGGATTTAGGCGTGTCACGCCAACCTTCTGTAAGTTCCTGGATAATCGTTCCCGGATAATGCCTGCCGCAGGGACTAACCCTATCTTCGCGCATACTTCCTTGTTTGTCTGGGAGTTGAATCAGAAGCATCGAATGAAAGCTTCTTTACAGGACCTCTTCTATTTCCCTCCATTCTTCTTCCTAGTGACCTAGGAGTTGGGTTCGTGACATTTTTTCTTTCTGCTATTCAAGTAGCCCGGTCTGGTAAGTAAGGACTTTGCTCTCAGTAGAAGTCAAAAAGCCTTCAACAAGACCATCCGCTATTGAATCAGCTGCTATAGACTTAGCTAAAGAATGTCTTGCACGAGATTCAATGTTATGTGCTTGATTGCGATCACATTTTTCTCGTAGTTGATGAGCTGCCAACCTCCGGAATTGAGGGTTGTAGGTAGAGTTTCCTGCGTCCAACTTGGAGTTGGAAGAGTTGGATTTGGAGTTTATAAAAGCTGTTATTAGTTCCGACTCCCCGGTCTAGGCCTGGTACTTGTTAGTTCTAAGGTATCAGTGTCGCTACTTTCTGTCAAAAATTTCCTGCGAAGGGAAGCGGGAAAGACAAGGTTTCGAATCTTGGTCTAAGAACTTACACTACACTACGGAGGCACGGGCCAAGAGATCATAACAGTCAAATCCTCAACCTCACAAGCAGACAAGCTGGTGGATCATCTGATCTTGAAATAGGTCATCCCAGCTATCCCGCCCGATCTTTTCTCTCTTTATTTCGTCAGGTATCTGAATCATACAATTCCTCGGATGTAGCTTTTCACATTGGACCAAAACAAGGCCCGGAAACCCCGCTAGCTTTGTTGATAGAAAGTTAGCTTCCCGTGCTTGACTAGTAGGGCTAATGAACGACCCTTAACTATGGAATGTTACGCCTTTCCTCGTTTACTCACAACGTAATCAACTCCATTGGTTATTTTCCCGGGGGGAACACCTATAGCCCCAATAGACTGATTTAGTAGGTATGATGTATTACTAGGAGTCTCTAAGTTCCTGCTTTGGTTGTCCCTGTCCGGGCTAAGCGGAGTTTAGCTCCGGCCGTTAATAAGAGCTTCCCTCCATTCCTTCACTACACATTCAAGCATAGGAACAGAAGCTACGCTAACAACCTATTCCCACCTAACAACAGTAAGGACAGAGAACAGATAACAACAGCATATTAACAGATAACAACAGCATATTAACAGATAACAACAGTAGGAATATAGCCCTATAACAACAGCTAATAGCAGTAAGGAGATAACAAACAATCCATCAACGCTATAACCATACTATAACAGCCAGCACTCGGTACACAACATACAGTAGCAGCAGGAACTAATATAGGTTAGTCGTCAGAGAAAAACCTATATTAGAAAGAAAGCTACTTCTCGGCCGGAAAGTACACTTCAAAGAGAGGAGAGCAGAACAAAGGTAATGCTACCCGAACATTGAAGCCAGTCCCGGACAACCCGGAAGGAAAGGGAAGACAGAACGACAATCACCGGAGGGATACGTACGGTATACGGGCCCTTCTCAGTCCGCCCACAAAGAAGAAAGGAAAGGAGCTGCAACAGCTCAGCAAATCATAGTTGGATTCGGGGATACAACTATCAGGAAGAAAGCAGCACTTCCACGCAACAATAGAAGTATCGAGAAAGCAGCCCGTAATACAGACACAACCAAGGAAAGGGAAGCGGACAAAGGACGCATTCCCACAACTATTAATCAAGCAAAGCGAAAACAACTGTTTGAGCAGACACAGGAAGATGAAGTTGTTGGTTAGGTAAAGGGGACCCAAGCGCAATATTCCCATAACAACAACGAAAGAAAACAGCTTCACTTGTTAGTCACGCCCAAAAGCACAAGGAAACCCTAGAGAACAGACGCACATTCAGCAACATTACGCGCATCCGCTCAAGCAAAACAAGGAAAGAAGCCCGCCAGAACTACTTAACAATACATAACAGAGACCTAGGGACAATAGACGAAACTTCATGACACCTATTCCCGTACGAACAAAGCAAAGATAGGAGTTCTACGGACCTGGAGGTCCTCCTTTAGCTGCACCCGCTGAACAGCTACAACCTTCTAACACCGGGAAACATAAGTTACAACTAGTACAAACCACAGGGAATACTTCTAGCAACATTCCGAACGAAGAGAAAGGAGATTCTTTCACAAATATGCCATATCGCTTACGCTCCTCGCCCAGAATATACAGCTGCAAGTGCTGGTTCAGCTACAACGGTAACTAGAGGAAGAAGCCCTAGTATGCACCTTAGGAACACTCTAGCTACATTAACATTATTCTATGGACCGGAACATTCATAAGATATTGACTAAAGACAGCTGAGCAACAAGCTACCCTTAACCGCTCACACGGCTTACCCGTCGTCGTCGACAAGCTCGCTCCCCGGGTAATCCTAACATGAGCTACACTTCATGACAGAACTCACTGGAACAAAGAAGAGCAGACTAGTAAGAGACCAACGGGGAACTTATATAAAATACTTACATATTCCAGCCTATACTAACACATATTCTAGGAAATGACAGGACTGGCAACAACCGAAGTGCCAACACCCGTTACACCGCTAGAGAGAAGTATCCACTAGCAGAGAACCACAGGTAAGAGAATCTACTCCTCCCGATTCAAGCACTCCCGCCCACCTTCAAGTTGGAGATCGACAGTTTCCATAGTCCCAACACCATTCTACCACCCGAGAATGCTCGTCAAACCTTATGTATGTCGTCACCCAAGTGGAAAAGGGTCCTGTGTTTCAATCACTTGAATCCGGTAAGTTTGTTCGCCAGAAGACCGAGAGTTAGGAGCTGGCTTGAGAGCAGACGAAGCCTAAATCCCTCGGAACTACTTATTCTCTCTTAACCTTCTTTGCTTCGACCTAGCAGTAGCAGAGCGAATTCCCTCACTTGCACTAGTTCCGACTTCTCTCGTCTTAGTAGTTAACTCTGCCTTCTTTCTGGACTCTCGTTCTTATCCAAGAGAAACCGGTTCAACTAATGAATGGTAGGCTTTGCCCTTCTATTAATCTATTTAATAGAACGGCGCTTATGCCTATTCCAAAGACGATCACGCCCATCTCTTCAGAAAGAAAGTGGTTCCTACGCGCAGAGAGAAAAAGAAGATAGGCTACGCTCCTCATCTCGACATTGAAAGAAAGCTACAGCGCTAAGACGTAACTTCTACTAGTGTGCTCCTCTAGCTTTTAGGATCGGACCATAAAGAAGGTTAAGAGAGAGAACTACCGATAAATTGAGGGTGACTGTTAGGTTCTTAGCTTCTCACACAGGTCTGCTCGCTTCTCATCTACATTCCATGGAGCCCGCTTCTACCTATCTCTTATTCCTTGGTAAATGGAGAACAGAGCCCCCATCACAACAGAATGCGCGCATGAAGCCGCCATCCGCCCCAACGTCAGAGTTTGCTCACTCATCCAGCAGAAGGAGAAGCAGCATAGGAGCAGATAGATGGATATCGATTCTAAACTTTCTCTAGGCAAAAGACGAGTTAGGGCTATCTTAGGTCCCATTGTAATCAGACAAACGATTCACTTTCTTTCTTCGATGTGTGGAAATCGTCTAGGCTCTTGCTTGCCTTTACGAATACAGCATTTTAGGAAGTCTCAGCCAGTCTTTGCCATTGAGGTAACCCGATCTTGCCCCGCTGCTATGCCATTCAACATTCAATCAAGGAGTTCTTATCTTAATGACTTAATGATGAGATGAGGCCGCCCCCCCGCGGTAAAGGACTCAAGTCAATTCAGTTTTTCAAAGTCTGGATTGGTCCCAATGCCTTCTATCGCCTTATTGAAAATTCC
Proteins encoded in this window:
- the orf104 gene encoding orf104; this encodes MGILRLGPLYLTNNFIFLCLLKQLFSLCLINSCGNASFVRFPFLGCVCITGCFLDTSIVAWKCCFLPDSCIPESNYDLLSCCSSFPFFFVGGLRRARIPYVSLR